One Synechococcus sp. MU1617 genomic region harbors:
- a CDS encoding ABC transporter ATP-binding protein/permease, protein MTHQLQNLRNQAAKLRRLSQPYFFPYTEDNGWQFFGLLVSLLFCVAGIVLFLVTGLMNGLSWLLPELTGQYLGGVQSSLAMLWSRGWGAGISALFVLGAVVFASVRGQLRHRRWLPWLFLGLIILMLLSVNGINAGITFIARDLTNALISKDGDASYRNLWIYGACFAVALPIRSLQFYFTQKLGLFWREWLSLSLVDDYLRDRAYYVLNPNDEAATNVDNPDQRISEDVRDFTAQALGFALNIFDSILTFSLNILILYSVSEGLTFALLAYAAAISVLMIVAGRKLVRLNNFQLRFEADYRYGLVRVRDNAESIAFYAGEQQEAKEVTRRLATVVENFNLLIVWEVLLRVLQRSSIYASNFIPYLILAAPILAGEMDYGGFAQANVAYNLVEGSLFFIIYNIEALARFSASINRLEGFQSNISNLDREEWSDYVPRIVPSEHLALQGVTVKTPRTDNVLVRDLSFSLDSAEGLLVVGPSGCGKTSLLRVVSGLWGSPTGTVYSPGQGDLLFIPQKPYMALGSLREQLCYPLDQARFSDEQLRAVLDQVMLGKLLQRYPDLDIKQDWPRLLSLGEQQRLAFARLLLNSPKVVVLDEATSALDVETESRLYSLLRDREVAFISVGHRPTLKDFHDTVLELSGDRDWRLIPATSYDFGRS, encoded by the coding sequence ATGACCCACCAGCTTCAGAACCTGCGCAATCAGGCCGCCAAGCTGCGTCGGCTTTCGCAGCCCTACTTCTTCCCCTACACCGAAGACAACGGTTGGCAGTTCTTTGGACTGCTGGTGAGCCTGCTCTTCTGTGTGGCAGGGATCGTGCTGTTCCTGGTCACCGGGTTGATGAACGGCCTGTCGTGGCTGTTGCCGGAGTTGACCGGCCAGTACCTCGGTGGTGTCCAGTCCTCCCTGGCCATGCTCTGGTCCCGTGGATGGGGGGCCGGGATTAGTGCCCTGTTCGTTCTGGGGGCTGTGGTCTTCGCTTCCGTGCGGGGCCAACTCAGGCATCGCCGCTGGCTGCCTTGGCTGTTTCTCGGCCTAATCATCCTGATGCTGTTGAGTGTGAACGGCATCAATGCCGGTATCACATTCATCGCCAGGGATCTGACCAATGCGTTGATCTCTAAAGACGGCGATGCGTCTTATCGCAACCTCTGGATCTACGGCGCCTGTTTTGCGGTCGCGCTGCCGATTCGCAGCCTGCAGTTTTATTTCACCCAGAAACTGGGGCTGTTCTGGCGGGAATGGTTGTCGCTGAGCCTGGTGGACGACTATCTGCGGGATAGGGCCTATTACGTGCTCAATCCCAATGATGAAGCGGCCACCAATGTTGATAACCCAGATCAGCGTATTTCCGAGGATGTTCGTGATTTCACAGCTCAAGCACTTGGTTTCGCGCTCAATATCTTTGATTCAATTCTCACGTTTTCCCTCAATATTCTCATCCTTTATTCGGTGAGTGAGGGTTTGACGTTCGCTCTCTTGGCCTATGCCGCGGCGATTTCGGTCTTGATGATTGTTGCCGGTCGCAAGCTGGTGCGGTTGAACAATTTCCAGTTGCGTTTTGAAGCGGATTACCGCTATGGCCTCGTGCGGGTGCGGGACAACGCCGAATCGATTGCTTTCTATGCCGGAGAGCAGCAGGAAGCCAAGGAGGTGACGCGTCGTCTGGCCACTGTCGTTGAGAACTTTAATCTGCTGATTGTCTGGGAGGTGCTGCTGCGGGTGCTGCAGCGCTCAAGCATCTACGCCAGCAATTTCATCCCTTATCTGATTCTTGCAGCGCCGATTCTTGCTGGGGAAATGGATTACGGCGGCTTCGCTCAGGCGAACGTTGCTTACAACCTAGTTGAGGGATCGTTGTTTTTCATCATCTACAACATCGAAGCCTTGGCTCGTTTTTCGGCATCGATCAACCGGCTTGAAGGTTTTCAATCAAACATCTCCAACCTGGATCGCGAGGAGTGGAGTGATTACGTGCCGCGAATTGTGCCGTCCGAGCACCTGGCGCTTCAGGGGGTGACGGTCAAAACACCTCGCACTGACAACGTGCTGGTTCGTGATCTCAGTTTTTCCCTTGACAGCGCCGAGGGGCTGCTAGTGGTGGGCCCCTCAGGCTGTGGCAAAACCTCACTGCTGCGGGTGGTGAGTGGTCTTTGGGGTTCGCCGACGGGCACCGTTTATTCCCCTGGGCAGGGAGACCTGTTGTTCATTCCCCAAAAGCCCTACATGGCGTTGGGATCCCTGCGTGAACAGCTTTGTTATCCCCTCGATCAGGCCCGTTTCAGCGATGAGCAGCTTCGGGCTGTTTTGGATCAAGTGATGCTGGGCAAATTGCTGCAGCGTTATCCCGACCTCGACATCAAGCAGGACTGGCCGCGGCTGCTCTCTCTGGGTGAACAGCAGAGGCTGGCCTTTGCGCGGCTGCTGCTCAATTCGCCCAAGGTCGTGGTGCTGGATGAAGCCACCAGTGCCCTGGATGTCGAGACCGAATCCCGCCTTTATTCCCTGTTGCGAGACCGGGAGGTGGCTTTCATCAGCGTGGGCCACCGGCCAACCCTGAAGGACTTCCATGACACTGTTCTGGAGCTCAGCGGTGATCGCGACTGGCGGCTGATCCCGGCGACCAGCTATGACTTCGGGCGTTCCTGA
- a CDS encoding Ycf66 family protein, translating to MVNASLNWASIVGIVLAVGGALLYFMRSFKPALARDYDVFFAAIGLLCGGILFFQGWRLDPILQFGQFLLAGTTVFFAYESVRLRGVATEQARRSAYFDDEPAPARGGGQGGLRGGWEDGGYDRFDEPQPVRRRFSGRDDEAEDRPEEEFYRPRRSSRAAIPEEAASRRSSGPDQGDSGWGQNDERSRRMARFRAGEARDERRPDFGSRRTDRDEQRRGSRPMGRPERPSGEPAPSGAEDAAFTPSRSSAPSSAAPNRGRPSANSSAASDSRRSAEQPLASNRPSSNRQPPRSSRPSSGRPRDNSSRFDD from the coding sequence TTGGTTAACGCCAGTCTCAATTGGGCCAGCATCGTCGGCATCGTTTTGGCCGTCGGCGGCGCTCTGCTCTATTTCATGCGGTCGTTCAAGCCCGCCCTGGCCCGGGACTACGACGTGTTCTTTGCAGCCATCGGGCTGCTCTGCGGCGGCATCCTGTTCTTCCAGGGCTGGCGCCTCGACCCGATTCTTCAGTTCGGCCAGTTCCTGTTAGCAGGGACAACCGTTTTCTTCGCCTACGAAAGCGTGCGCCTGCGTGGCGTCGCCACCGAGCAGGCGCGGCGCTCCGCCTATTTCGACGACGAACCCGCGCCAGCCCGGGGCGGAGGCCAAGGCGGTCTCCGGGGCGGCTGGGAGGACGGCGGTTACGACCGTTTTGATGAACCCCAGCCGGTGCGACGCCGCTTCTCCGGCCGAGACGATGAGGCCGAAGACCGGCCCGAAGAGGAGTTCTACCGGCCGCGCCGCTCCAGCCGTGCCGCCATTCCTGAGGAAGCCGCCAGTCGTCGCTCCTCAGGACCTGATCAAGGCGATTCCGGCTGGGGACAAAACGACGAACGCTCCCGTCGCATGGCTCGCTTCCGTGCCGGAGAAGCCCGGGATGAACGCCGTCCCGACTTCGGCTCCAGACGGACGGATCGAGACGAACAACGCCGCGGCAGCCGTCCGATGGGGCGGCCTGAGCGTCCTTCCGGCGAACCCGCTCCCTCAGGAGCAGAGGATGCCGCCTTCACCCCCAGCCGCAGTTCAGCGCCGAGTAGTGCGGCACCGAACCGGGGACGCCCCAGCGCCAATTCCAGTGCCGCGAGCGACTCCAGGCGATCCGCGGAACAGCCACTGGCCTCGAACCGGCCCAGCAGCAACCGCCAACCCCCCCGCAGCTCACGGCCCTCCTCCGGCAGACCGCGGGACAACAGCTCCCGCTTCGACGACTGA
- the psbX gene encoding photosystem II reaction center X protein, whose protein sequence is MTPSLSNFLSSLLWGGVIVVIPASIALFLLSQTDQVDRKL, encoded by the coding sequence ATGACCCCCTCCCTCTCCAACTTTCTGAGCAGCCTCCTTTGGGGAGGTGTGATCGTCGTGATTCCTGCCTCCATTGCCCTGTTTCTGCTGAGCCAGACCGACCAAGTCGATCGCAAGCTCTGA
- the def gene encoding peptide deformylase: protein MAGSFAELARQADKSRDTMLVPKTALETPPLEIHTLGDEVLRQSARRIGKVNEQVRELARDMLRSMYTAKGIGLAAPQVGIHQQLLVIDLDLENAATPPLVLINPEITAASAGLDTYEEGCLSIPGVYLDVVRPTAIELSFRDEMGRPRKMKADGLMARCIQHEMDHLNGVLFVDRVTDEDGLQKELKEKGFERQDVRSVA from the coding sequence TTGGCAGGAAGCTTTGCAGAGTTGGCCCGTCAGGCCGATAAGTCGCGGGACACGATGCTGGTGCCCAAGACGGCCCTCGAAACTCCTCCTCTGGAGATTCACACCCTGGGCGATGAGGTGTTGAGGCAATCCGCGCGCCGCATCGGCAAGGTGAATGAGCAGGTGCGGGAGCTGGCCCGCGACATGCTGCGCAGCATGTACACCGCGAAGGGCATCGGCCTGGCGGCTCCTCAGGTGGGGATCCACCAGCAGCTGCTGGTGATTGATCTCGATCTTGAAAATGCAGCCACGCCGCCCCTGGTGCTGATCAATCCGGAAATCACGGCGGCCAGCGCCGGGCTCGACACCTACGAAGAGGGATGTCTCAGCATCCCTGGGGTTTACCTCGATGTCGTCCGCCCTACTGCGATTGAACTGAGCTTCCGCGATGAGATGGGTCGGCCCCGGAAGATGAAGGCCGATGGCCTGATGGCCCGCTGCATTCAGCACGAGATGGACCATCTCAATGGCGTGTTGTTTGTTGATCGCGTCACCGATGAAGACGGTCTGCAAAAGGAGCTCAAGGAGAAGGGTTTCGAGCGCCAAGATGTGCGGAGCGTCGCCTGA
- a CDS encoding DUF3747 domain-containing protein, which yields MDVMARFRIVAAAGLALAATSAPVALAQGSLFTAVPVELGNFVLVSAPIGQGERSQLNIYEQRTTKRPCFAVAAGSPAMVDPLLSKFDFTGVCNRYIDGNGYSLRIGGDDLGTRYRLSVVNTGRDIELLATPTKNPSQPTMLVARAGGAASGFVQLKLEPGWTLKRRAYGKKSLGHLYVYRDSAPVAGSSPNKAPAETEQIESSTAPSY from the coding sequence ATGGACGTGATGGCACGCTTTCGAATCGTGGCCGCTGCCGGCCTCGCTCTCGCAGCGACCTCTGCACCGGTGGCCCTGGCCCAGGGTTCGCTGTTCACGGCGGTGCCCGTGGAGTTAGGCAATTTCGTTTTGGTATCGGCCCCGATCGGTCAGGGCGAGCGTTCGCAGCTGAACATCTACGAGCAGCGCACCACGAAACGTCCCTGTTTTGCTGTGGCCGCAGGATCACCCGCCATGGTGGATCCCTTGTTGTCCAAGTTTGATTTCACTGGGGTCTGCAACCGCTACATCGATGGCAACGGTTATTCCCTGCGCATCGGGGGTGATGACCTCGGCACCCGATACCGGCTCAGCGTGGTGAACACCGGTAGAGATATCGAGTTGCTGGCCACTCCGACCAAGAATCCCTCCCAGCCGACCATGCTTGTGGCTCGGGCCGGTGGTGCCGCAAGTGGCTTTGTTCAGCTCAAGCTTGAGCCGGGCTGGACCTTGAAGCGACGGGCCTATGGCAAGAAGAGCCTGGGCCATCTCTACGTCTATCGGGACAGCGCACCAGTGGCTGGTTCCAGCCCAAACAAGGCGCCTGCTGAGACTGAACAGATCGAGAGCTCTACTGCTCCGTCTTACTGA
- a CDS encoding histidine triad nucleotide-binding protein, which yields MADDTIFGKILRGEIPCDEVYSDAQCLAFRDVAPQAPVHVLVIPRKPIESLRSAAAEDEALLGHLLLVAARVAKQEGLDDFRTVINSGAGAGQTVFHLHVHVIGGRPLEWPPG from the coding sequence ATGGCAGACGACACGATCTTCGGGAAGATCCTTCGTGGCGAGATCCCTTGCGATGAGGTCTACAGCGATGCGCAGTGCCTGGCCTTTCGCGATGTCGCCCCCCAAGCTCCGGTGCATGTGCTGGTGATTCCCCGCAAGCCGATCGAGAGCCTGCGTTCCGCTGCTGCCGAGGATGAGGCTCTGCTGGGTCACCTGTTGCTGGTGGCTGCGCGCGTGGCCAAACAGGAGGGGCTGGACGACTTCCGCACGGTGATCAATAGCGGAGCCGGTGCTGGACAGACGGTGTTTCACCTTCACGTTCACGTGATCGGTGGGCGTCCTCTGGAGTGGCCCCCCGGTTGA
- a CDS encoding YggT family protein, whose translation MPLLLQALPVLHLFLGLLLAAWTLAFLLRIVLTWYPQVDLNQGAWPVVAWPTEPVLAVSRRVIAPIGGVDVTPVIWVGLISLVRELLVGQQGLLSQILMNAQAAA comes from the coding sequence ATGCCGCTGCTGCTCCAGGCCCTGCCAGTTCTCCACCTGTTTCTCGGCCTGCTGTTGGCTGCCTGGACCCTGGCATTCCTGCTGCGCATCGTGCTCACCTGGTACCCCCAGGTCGACCTGAATCAGGGGGCCTGGCCTGTGGTGGCGTGGCCGACGGAGCCGGTGCTGGCGGTCAGCCGCCGCGTGATCGCCCCGATCGGTGGGGTCGATGTCACCCCGGTGATTTGGGTGGGTTTGATCAGTCTCGTGCGCGAGTTATTGGTCGGTCAGCAGGGGCTGCTCTCACAGATCCTGATGAACGCCCAGGCGGCTGCCTGA
- a CDS encoding prolyl oligopeptidase family serine peptidase — protein sequence MGAVPLSAQHAVGRLPGLKEPSLVSGPDATLWLIWLEQRPQERGRTTALIRRFGDSEATPQELTPAPSNLRSRVHDYGGGVLATAAEQDRLILTWIERGCLWRQDWRLPQTNTNHPTPLAAAQRLSREGDWELADGVLDLPRQRWIGIREINGHDELVTLELNATDQTPLLLHQPTDFAGYGCLSADGQRFAWVEWQQPAMPWDSSSLWCAEFSDTGGLLRPRQLAGGDGVSVFQPQWLPEGQLLVAEDSTGWWNLMLQSSADAAWERPWPMAAETAMPQWIYRMSTTAWDGERLIAAVCSRGAWSLQRLGLDGTVQPLSQPFDDLAGLSACHGRAVAVASNSTSVAGLLELDLRPATPLWSHSPAITAPLPVEAISVAEPLWFDGHQGERTHAWYYPPSGNPPGAAPLLVKSHSGPTAMARRGLSLAIQYWTSRGWGVVDVNYGGSTGFGRDYRERLNGGWGVVDVADCAAAAQALIEAGRADPGKIAIEGGSAGGFTTLAALCFTKVFRAGACRYAVCDLTAMAEDTHRFEARYVDRLVGEWPAARPLYEQRSPLFHADRIRCPVLFFQGLKDKVVPPEQTERMAEALRSNGIPVEVRLFDDEGHGFRNQATQIQVLEETEAFFRRQLGLSEQRK from the coding sequence ATGGGAGCCGTTCCGTTATCCGCGCAACATGCCGTTGGCCGTTTGCCGGGACTCAAGGAACCGTCCCTGGTCAGTGGACCCGATGCAACGTTATGGCTGATCTGGCTGGAACAGCGCCCCCAGGAGCGCGGCCGCACCACAGCCTTGATCCGCCGTTTCGGCGATTCCGAGGCAACGCCCCAGGAGCTGACGCCGGCCCCCAGCAATCTGCGCAGTCGCGTGCATGACTACGGCGGCGGCGTGCTCGCCACTGCTGCGGAGCAGGACAGGTTGATCCTGACCTGGATCGAGCGCGGCTGCCTCTGGCGTCAGGACTGGCGCCTGCCGCAGACCAACACAAATCACCCCACCCCCCTGGCAGCAGCTCAACGGCTCAGCCGGGAGGGCGACTGGGAGCTTGCGGATGGCGTCCTCGATCTGCCGAGGCAGCGCTGGATCGGAATCCGTGAAATCAACGGCCATGACGAGCTGGTGACCCTGGAGCTGAACGCAACGGATCAGACGCCGCTGCTGCTGCACCAACCGACGGACTTTGCCGGCTATGGCTGCTTGAGCGCCGATGGCCAGCGCTTCGCCTGGGTGGAGTGGCAGCAACCCGCCATGCCCTGGGACAGCAGCAGTCTCTGGTGCGCGGAGTTCAGCGACACAGGCGGGCTACTCAGACCTCGTCAGCTGGCCGGAGGCGACGGCGTCTCGGTGTTTCAACCCCAATGGCTGCCCGAAGGGCAGTTGCTTGTGGCGGAGGACAGCACGGGTTGGTGGAACCTGATGCTCCAGTCCAGCGCCGACGCCGCCTGGGAGAGGCCCTGGCCGATGGCGGCCGAAACGGCCATGCCCCAGTGGATCTACAGGATGAGCACCACGGCCTGGGATGGGGAACGGCTGATCGCTGCCGTCTGCAGCCGCGGGGCCTGGTCATTGCAACGGCTCGGTCTGGATGGAACGGTGCAGCCGTTGTCGCAACCGTTTGATGACCTCGCGGGCTTGAGCGCATGCCACGGCCGCGCCGTAGCCGTGGCCAGCAACAGCACCAGCGTGGCCGGCCTACTGGAACTCGACCTGCGACCGGCCACCCCGCTCTGGAGCCACAGCCCCGCCATCACGGCACCGTTACCGGTTGAGGCAATCAGCGTGGCCGAACCGCTGTGGTTCGACGGCCATCAAGGGGAACGCACCCATGCCTGGTATTACCCCCCCAGCGGCAACCCACCAGGGGCCGCCCCACTGCTGGTGAAAAGCCACAGCGGACCAACGGCCATGGCCCGCCGCGGCCTCAGCCTCGCGATTCAGTACTGGACCTCTCGAGGCTGGGGCGTCGTGGACGTGAATTACGGCGGCTCAACAGGATTCGGCCGGGACTATCGGGAGCGCCTCAACGGGGGCTGGGGCGTGGTGGATGTGGCCGACTGCGCCGCCGCAGCCCAGGCCCTGATCGAGGCCGGTCGCGCCGATCCCGGCAAGATCGCCATCGAAGGCGGCAGTGCCGGCGGCTTCACCACCCTGGCGGCCCTCTGCTTCACCAAGGTGTTCCGGGCCGGAGCCTGCCGCTATGCGGTCTGTGATCTCACAGCCATGGCTGAAGACACGCACCGGTTTGAAGCGCGCTATGTGGATCGCCTGGTGGGGGAATGGCCCGCAGCGCGTCCTTTGTATGAGCAACGGTCGCCACTGTTTCATGCCGATCGGATTCGCTGTCCGGTGCTGTTCTTCCAGGGGTTGAAAGACAAGGTGGTGCCTCCGGAACAAACCGAACGCATGGCCGAAGCCCTGCGCAGCAATGGCATCCCGGTGGAGGTGCGGCTCTTCGACGACGAAGGCCATGGCTTCCGCAACCAAGCCACCCAAATCCAGGTTCTGGAAGAGACAGAAGCCTTTTTTCGGCGTCAATTGGGCCTGTCTGAGCAGCGAAAGTGA
- a CDS encoding chlorophyll a/b-binding protein: MTSTSEPPDTTSVPETSATTNDVPAFGWSGYAERVNGRFAMVGFVAVLLIEVLSGDTFLHWAGLLP; the protein is encoded by the coding sequence ATGACCTCCACCAGCGAGCCCCCTGACACCACGTCCGTTCCGGAGACGTCCGCTACCACCAACGATGTGCCTGCCTTCGGCTGGAGTGGCTATGCCGAGCGGGTGAATGGCCGCTTCGCCATGGTGGGTTTTGTGGCTGTGCTGCTGATCGAGGTGCTCAGCGGCGACACGTTCCTGCATTGGGCGGGCCTGCTTCCCTGA
- a CDS encoding YifB family Mg chelatase-like AAA ATPase, whose protein sequence is MLARCLSASLQGLEARPVVVEVDLAPGLPGVQLVGLPDKAIQESRERVRSALRNSGFRGPLVRVVINLAPADLRKEGPSFDLPIALALLVASGQLARPQLEGLWCAGELGLDGSLRPCRGVIALAEKAHQQRARALVVPPENAHEASLIEGLAIHTAPNLHALVQHLKGEQPWPGIGCSRSRTSAANTGPDPWPCLDSSLASRALALSAAGGHHLLLVGPPGCGKTRLAHQLPRLLPGLNRKEALTITRIHSVAGHLHGIDQLQQQRPFRSPHHSCTAAALLGGGRSPRPGEVSLAHGGVLFLDELAEFSRTVLDQLRQPLEDGAVQISRAQQSTVFPALITLVAATNPCPCGWHGDRDHGCRCSISQRQRYWQRLSGPLLDRLDLQLRLERRSAKEMAAVLKQPSPTQASASWCTPARIERARQRMRRRNPGGESNGRLSAAALRQSGAIEATALDLWQQLINQRGLSTRSSLQLLRVARTIADLNDRTSVDRNAVAEASCFRCTDLLKQPGSQ, encoded by the coding sequence ATGCTGGCACGTTGTCTCAGTGCATCCCTGCAAGGCCTGGAGGCCAGACCGGTGGTGGTGGAGGTGGATCTCGCCCCGGGGCTGCCAGGCGTCCAGCTGGTGGGTCTGCCGGACAAAGCAATTCAAGAATCACGGGAGCGGGTCCGCTCCGCCCTGCGCAACAGCGGCTTCCGCGGCCCCCTGGTGCGCGTGGTGATCAACCTGGCACCTGCCGATCTGCGCAAGGAAGGCCCCTCCTTTGATCTGCCCATCGCCCTGGCCCTGTTGGTGGCCAGCGGGCAGCTCGCCCGCCCTCAGCTGGAGGGCCTCTGGTGTGCCGGAGAATTGGGACTCGATGGCAGCCTCAGGCCCTGTCGAGGGGTGATTGCCCTCGCCGAAAAAGCCCATCAGCAAAGGGCCCGGGCCCTGGTGGTTCCTCCTGAGAATGCCCATGAAGCCAGCCTGATTGAAGGGCTAGCGATCCACACCGCGCCCAACCTGCACGCGCTGGTTCAGCACCTCAAAGGAGAACAACCCTGGCCGGGGATCGGTTGCAGTCGCTCACGCACCTCAGCGGCAAACACCGGTCCTGATCCCTGGCCCTGCCTCGATAGCAGCCTGGCCTCCCGCGCCCTGGCTCTTTCAGCGGCCGGCGGCCATCATCTGCTTCTCGTGGGTCCCCCTGGCTGCGGCAAGACCCGTCTGGCCCATCAACTGCCGCGGCTGCTGCCAGGCCTAAACCGCAAGGAAGCGCTCACCATCACGCGCATCCATTCCGTCGCCGGCCATCTGCATGGCATCGATCAACTGCAACAGCAGCGCCCCTTTCGATCGCCACACCACAGTTGCACCGCTGCCGCCTTGCTGGGCGGCGGACGCTCACCCCGTCCCGGGGAAGTGAGCCTGGCCCACGGTGGCGTGCTCTTCCTCGATGAGCTGGCGGAATTTTCGCGAACGGTGCTGGATCAATTGCGGCAGCCCCTGGAGGACGGCGCCGTGCAGATCAGCCGTGCCCAGCAGAGCACAGTGTTCCCGGCCCTAATCACCTTGGTGGCGGCCACCAATCCCTGCCCCTGCGGCTGGCATGGCGACCGCGACCATGGCTGTCGCTGCAGCATCAGCCAGCGCCAGCGGTACTGGCAGCGGCTCTCCGGCCCGCTTCTGGATCGGCTCGATCTCCAACTGCGGCTGGAACGGCGCTCCGCCAAGGAGATGGCAGCGGTGCTGAAGCAGCCCAGCCCAACACAAGCCTCAGCGTCCTGGTGCACCCCCGCACGGATTGAAAGGGCCCGGCAGCGGATGCGGAGGCGCAATCCTGGTGGAGAGAGCAACGGGCGGCTGTCGGCTGCAGCGCTGCGGCAGAGCGGAGCCATTGAGGCAACGGCACTCGACCTTTGGCAACAGCTGATCAACCAGCGCGGCCTGAGCACACGCAGCAGCCTTCAACTGTTGCGCGTGGCGCGCACCATTGCCGACCTCAACGACCGGACCAGCGTCGATCGAAACGCCGTGGCGGAAGCGAGTTGCTTCCGCTGCACAGATCTGCTCAAGCAGCCTGGATCTCAGTAA
- the accC gene encoding acetyl-CoA carboxylase biotin carboxylase subunit, translated as MPIGKVLIANRGEIALRIIRSCRELGIATVAVYSSVDKDALHVQLADEAVCVGEALSSKSYLNIPNILAAATSRGADAIHPGYGFLAENDKFAEMCRDHGLTFVGPSPHAIRSMGDKSTAKSTMQSVGVPTVPGSAGLLSSTKQAAVLAEEMGYPVMIKATAGGGGRGMRLVPDASQLESLYKAAQGEAEAAFGNPGLYMEKFIDRPRHVEVQVLADRHGNVVHLGERDCSIQRRHQKLLEEAPSPALDPELRRRMGEAAVAAAQSINYEGAGTVEFLLDRSGGFYFMEMNTRIQVEHPVTEMVTGVDLIAEQLRIAGGEPISVRQEEIQLTGHAIECRINAEDARHNFRPAPGRITGWLPPGGPGVRVDSHVYTGYDIPPFYDSLIGKLIVWGKDRDHAMARMKRALNECAVTGIPTTVEFHLEMLDRPEFINGDVHTKFVEQEMLP; from the coding sequence ATGCCCATCGGCAAAGTGCTGATCGCCAACCGCGGCGAGATTGCCCTCAGGATCATTCGAAGCTGCCGCGAGCTCGGCATCGCCACCGTGGCGGTTTACAGCTCGGTGGATAAAGACGCTCTGCATGTGCAGCTCGCAGATGAAGCGGTCTGCGTGGGCGAAGCCCTGAGCAGCAAGAGCTACCTCAACATTCCCAACATCCTGGCGGCCGCAACCTCCCGCGGTGCTGACGCCATCCACCCCGGTTACGGCTTCTTGGCGGAGAACGACAAGTTTGCCGAGATGTGCCGTGATCACGGCCTCACCTTCGTTGGACCGTCCCCCCACGCGATTCGCTCGATGGGGGACAAGTCGACCGCGAAGTCGACCATGCAATCGGTGGGGGTTCCCACGGTGCCCGGCAGTGCAGGTCTGCTCAGCAGCACAAAGCAAGCGGCCGTCCTGGCCGAAGAGATGGGCTATCCCGTGATGATCAAGGCCACCGCCGGCGGCGGCGGTCGCGGCATGCGCCTTGTCCCAGACGCCAGTCAGCTGGAAAGCCTCTACAAAGCAGCCCAGGGGGAAGCGGAAGCCGCCTTCGGCAACCCCGGCTTGTACATGGAGAAATTCATCGATCGGCCGCGCCACGTGGAAGTGCAGGTGTTGGCCGACCGCCACGGCAATGTGGTGCATCTTGGCGAGCGGGACTGCTCGATTCAGCGCCGTCACCAGAAACTGCTTGAGGAGGCCCCAAGCCCAGCCCTGGATCCCGAGTTGCGCCGCCGCATGGGAGAAGCCGCCGTAGCTGCTGCCCAAAGCATCAATTACGAGGGCGCCGGAACGGTGGAATTCCTCCTGGACCGCAGCGGGGGCTTTTATTTCATGGAGATGAACACCCGGATCCAGGTAGAGCACCCGGTGACCGAAATGGTCACGGGTGTGGATCTGATCGCCGAGCAGTTGCGCATCGCCGGTGGCGAACCCATCAGCGTGCGCCAGGAAGAAATCCAACTCACCGGCCATGCCATCGAATGCCGGATCAATGCTGAGGATGCGCGCCATAACTTCCGTCCCGCCCCCGGACGCATCACCGGATGGCTGCCCCCCGGCGGGCCGGGTGTGCGCGTCGACAGCCACGTCTATACCGGCTACGACATCCCACCCTTCTACGACTCCCTGATCGGAAAGCTGATCGTTTGGGGCAAGGATCGCGACCACGCCATGGCCCGGATGAAGCGGGCCCTGAACGAATGTGCCGTCACCGGGATCCCAACAACTGTGGAATTCCACCTGGAGATGCTGGATCGGCCGGAGTTCATCAACGGCGATGTGCACACCAAATTCGTGGAGCAGGAGATGCTCCCCTGA